The Megalops cyprinoides isolate fMegCyp1 chromosome 19, fMegCyp1.pri, whole genome shotgun sequence genome has a window encoding:
- the LOC118794504 gene encoding inward rectifier potassium channel 16-like has protein sequence MSPEGELSDGVSGSTRSSARPSTRGAGKGRQKAGESRRFVGKDGRCHATFRQPPGEWGLYMTDIFTTLVEIRWRVMLLVFSLSYILSWLFFGLLYWVIALAHGDLSQPGNPPCVENVRSFTAAFLFSMETQATIGYGFRGMTENCAEAITVVTVQDVLSCLIDAAVIGVVAAKMASARKRAQTVGFSRVAVVSERDGQACLSWRLGDFRGNHLLEGVAQAQLIRRRLRPSGGVALSYQDLEVQSEHILLAAPATIVHRLGRGSPLWGLGPEDLRKEDFELVVTFTYTGDSTGVLHQTRTSYTPAEILWGHRFQDVLKVGRTHYRVDYSLFHQTVTTASGSGVNGGTNERTLHLPSTELQATSTYQEAWL, from the coding sequence ATGAGCCCCGAGGGCGAGCTGTCGGACGGTGTGAGCGGCTCCACCCGCTCCTCTGCCCGCCCCTCCACCCGTGGCGCGGGGAAAGGTCGCCAGAAGGCTGGGGAAAGCCGACGCTTTGTGGGGAAGGACGGGCGCTGCCACGCCACCTTCCGGCAGCCACcgggggagtgggggctgtaCATGACGGACATCTTCACCACGCTGGTGGAGATCCGGTGGAGGGTGATGCTCCTGgtcttctccctctcctacaTCCTGTCCTGGCTCTTCTTTGGCCTGCTGTACTGGGTGATCGCCCTGGCACACGGGGACCTGTCACAGCCCGGGAACCCGCCGTGCGTGGAGAACGTACGCAGCTTCACCGCCGCCTTCCTCTTCTCCATGGAGACACAGGCCACCATCGGCTACGGCTTCCGGGGAATGACGGAGAACTGCGCCGAGGCCATCACCGTGGTGACCGTGCAGGATGTTCTCAGCTGCCTCATCGACGCGGCGGTCATCGGCGTGGTCGCAGCCAAGATGGCTTCGGCCCGCAAAAGGGCACAGACGGTGGGCTTTAGCCGCGTCGCTGTGGTGAGCGAGCGGGACGGCCAGGCGTGCCTTTCCTGGCGGCTGGGTGACTTCCGCGGGAACCACCTGCTGGAGGGCGTGGCCCAGGCGCAGCTCATCCGACGCAGGCTCCGCCCCTCGGGGGGCGTGGCTCTGTCCTACCAGGACCTGGAGGTCCAGTCCGAGCACATCCTCCTGGCTGCCCCGGCAACCATCGTCCACAGGCTGGGGCGGGGCAGCCCGCTGTGGGGGCTGGGCCCGGAGGACCTGCGCAAGGAGGACTTCGAGCTGGTGGTCACCTTCACCTACACAGGTGACTCCACAGGTGTCCTGCATCAGACCCGCACCTCCTACACGCCGGCGGAGATCCTCTGGGGCCACCGCTTCCAGGACGTCCTGAAGGTGGGGAGGACGCACTACAGGGTGGACTACAGCCTGTTCCACCAGACCGTCACCACTGCATCGGGGTCAGGGGTCAACGGCGGAACAAATGAGAGGACACTGCACCTGCCGTCCACCGAACTGCAGGCCACCAGCACATATCAGGAGGCCTGGCTgtaa
- the LOC118794855 gene encoding inward rectifier potassium channel 2-like, whose protein sequence is MGSVRAHRYSIVSSEEDGMKLATISVPNGYGNGKGKVHTRPQAQSRFVKKDGHCNVQFVNMSEKGQRYLADMFTTCVDIRWRWMMLIFCLSFLLSWLFFGCVFWLVAIFYGDLENNPQKCVSNVDSFTAAFLFSVETQTTIGYGYRYVTEECPVAVFMVVFQSIVGCIIDAFIIGAVMAKMAKPKKRNETLVFSHNATVAMRDSKLCLMWRVGNLRKSHLVEAHVRAQLLKSRTTAEGEFIPLDQVDIDVGFDSGLDRIFLVSPITIVHEIDEDSPFYDMSKQELEMSEFEIVVILEGMVEATAMTTQCRSSYLASEILWGHRFEPVLFEEKSYYKVDYSRFHKTYEVPSTPLCSARDLAEKKYITSSSNSFCYENEVALTDKEEMEDDDSGGGSVGPEGTNTDAVSDSEHRQATVPLEPRPLRRESEI, encoded by the coding sequence ATGGGGAGCGTGCGGGCTCACCGCTACAGCATCGTCTCCTCCGAGGAAGACGGCATGAAGCTCGCCACCATCTCTGTGCCCAACGGCTACGGCAACGGCAAGGGCAAGGTGCACACGCGGCCGCAGGCCCAGAGCCGCTTCGTCAAGAAGGACGGCCACTGCAACGTGCAGTTCGTCAACATGAGCGAGAAGGGCCAGCGCTACCTGGCCGACATGTTCACCACCTGCGTGGACATCCGCTGGCGCTGGATGATGCTGATCTTCTGCCTGTCCTTCCTGCTCTCCTGGCTCTTCTTTGGCTGCGTTTTCTGGCTGGTGGCCATCTTCTACGGCGACCTGGAGAACAACCCGCAGAAGTGCGTCTCCAACGTGGACAGCTTCACGGCGGCCTTCCTCTTCTCCGTGGAGACACAGACCACCATCGGCTATGGCTACCGCTACGTGACGGAGGAGTGCCCCGTGGCCGTCTTCATGGTGGTGTTCCAGAGCATCGTGGGCTGCATCATCGACGCCTTCATCATCGGCGCCGTCATGGCCAAGATGGCCAAGCCCAAGAAGCGGAACGAGACGCTGGTGTTCAGCCACAACGCCACCGTCGCCATGCGCGACAGCAAGCTGTGCCTGATGTGGCGCGTGGGGAACCTGCGCAAGAGCCACCTGGTGGAGGCGCACGTCCGCGCGCAGCTCCTCAAGTCCCGCACCACGGCCGAGGGCGAGTTCATCCCGCTGGACCAGGTGGACATCGACGTGGGCTTTGACAGTGGCCTGGACCGCATCTTCCTGGTGTCGCCCATCACCATTGTGCACGAGATCGACGAGGACAGCCCCTTCTATGACATGAgcaagcaggagctggagatgTCGGAGTTCGAGATCGTGGTGATCCTGGAGGGCATGGTGGAGGCGACGGCCATGACCACGCAGTGCCGCAGCTCCTACCTGGCCAGCGAGATCCTGTGGGGCCACCGCTTCGAGCCGGTGCTCTTCGAGGAGAAGAGCTACTACAAAGTGGACTACTCCCGCTTCCACAAGACCTACGAGGTGCCTAGCACCCCGCTGTGTAGCGCCCGGGACCTGGCCGAGAAGAAGTACATAACCTCCAGCTCCAACTCCTTCTGCTACGAGAACGAGGTGGCGCTGACGGAcaaggaggagatggaggatgACGACAGCGGTGGCGGGAGCGTGGGGCCCGAGGGGACCAACACGGACGCGGTCTCGGACTCCGAACACCGCCAGGCCACGGTGCCCCTCGAGCCCCGCCCCTTGAGGAGAGAGTCCGAAATATGA